Genomic segment of Fischerella sp. PCC 9605:
CAACGATTGACTTTTCCATTAAACCAATTCGAGATCAAACAGAGCAAGTAGTTTTGTTAGCTTGGGAAGGTTGGGACATTAGCAATTACAAGCGTGCTGAAGCAGAAATCCGCCAACTCAAATCACAACTACAGCAAAGTGTGAGCGCACCAACAGCACTAATAGAAGTTGCCACGCACCAAAAAGAACAATTACTGCAAGCCGAGACGGAACGTCAGTTAGCGCAGCAGGCATTACAGCAAAGCGATCGCCGCTACGCTACCCTAGCAAAAATGTCTCCTGTTGGCATATTCCATACAGATGCTGTTGGCAACTGTCTTTATGTGAACGAGCGTTGGTGTGAAATTGCTGGGTTAACTCCAGAACAAGCACTCGGTCTGGGTTGGGTAGCCGCTATCCATCCCGAAGATAGACAGCAGGTTCTGGCTAAATGGAACCAAAGCGTACAAAAAAAGCTACCATTTCGCGCTGAGTACCGATTTCAACAACCAGGCGGTAAAACAGTTTGGTTGTTAGGACAAGCAGTTGCCGAAACTCAGGAAAACGGTGAGGTAGTAGGTTACATCGGCACAGTAACTGATATCACCGATCGCAAACTAGTAGAGCAAGCTTTGCGGGAGAGTGAGGAACGATTCCACGCTATGGCCGACACCGCACCCGTAATGATCTGGATGTCTGGTATCGATAAGCTTTGTGATTATTTTAACAAACCTTGGCTGGAATTTACCGGACGCACAATGGCGCAAGAGCTAGGCAACGGCTGGGCAGAGGGAGTACATCCCGACGATATAGAACGTTGCTTAGATACATATGTTACGGCTTTTGATGCGCGGCAACCATTTAAAATGGAATATCGCCTCAGGCGTTTTGATGGTGAATATTGTTGGGTTTTAGATACAGGTGCGCCGAGGTGGAATGCTGATGGTAGTTTTGCTGGGTATATAGGTTCATGCATTGATATTAGCGATCGCAAGCAGACAGAATTAAATCTGACGCGGATGAATACGATTTTGGCCCAAACAACAGCGATGTTGAAGAAGCGCAATGATGAATTAGATCAATTTGCCTATGTGGCTTCCCATGATTTGAAAGCACCTTTACGGGCGATCGCTAATCTTTCCGAATGGATTGAAGAAGACCTGCAAGACCAGCTAACAGAAGAAAACCAAAAGCAAATGGATTTGTTGCGCGGACGAGTCCGCCGTATGGAAGCTTTAATTAACGGGTTGCTGGAATATTCCCGGATTGGGCGTATCCAAACGCCTGTGTCTGTTGTGAATGTGGGTGAATTATTACAGGAAGTAATTGAATCGCTGGCACCGCCACCTACTTTTACCATTGACATCCAACCAGGAATGCCTACTTTGAAAACGAAGCGATTGCCTCTGCAACAGGTGTTTACTAACTTGATTGGGAATGCAATTCAACACCACACCCGACCTGACGGTCATGTCAAAATTTCTGTGCAAGACCGGAACGATTATTACGAATTTGCCGTCACAGATGATGGCCCTGGTATTGCCCCTGAGTACCAGGATAAAGTATTTGTAATTTTCCAAACACTAGAGGCACGCGATCGCAAAGAAAGCACAGGAGTTGGTTTGGCAATTGTTAAGAAAATTGTAGAAACCGAAACAGGTGCGATCGCCTTGGAGTCCCGCCTTGGTGGAAGTAGCACCTTCCGCTTTACTTGGCCTAAGCAAGCGAGAGAATAAAACTGCTTAAGCTTTTTATAGACAAAACTTTCTTAGCAACTATGGCCAATGGCTGAAGACGTAGTTCAATCGGTCAAATTACAATTAGTTTAGCTAGTTTAAGTAGTAATTTTTTTTACTACTTTTTCTTGGTTCTATGCTTTAAAGTTGTGGAACTTATATTTCATGCTGTTAGTAGCTGTTGGTTGCACCATACATCTGCTGAGCAGCAACAAACAAACTCTAGACCGAAATCTATAGCAAATCGAGTAGGATTGCGATGATTTTCAGTTAGCTAATTACTTATTTTTAATAAAGTATTTATGATTTAGTAATTAGCTGCCACCCTGACTCTGAATAGTCTAGTCAAGAAACCAAATTAGAGAGAAAACCAACTCAATTTAAACTGAAAGATGGCAGAAAGATCGATCAATATACTGTTAGTGGAGGATGATGAAGTAGATGTAATGAATGTCAAGCGGGCATTCAAAAAAGTTAATATTACCAACCCACTTTACGTTGCCACTAACGGAGTCGAAGCTCTAACAATGCTACGTGGTAACAATGGAAAACCTCCAGAGGTTCCTGATTCACGGCGCTTAATTTTGCTTGATTTAAATATGCCCAAAATGGGTGGAATCGAATTCTTGCAAGAGCTACGATCAGACTCACAATTAAGACCAACTCCTGTAGTAGTAATGACAACTTCCAATCAAGATAAAGATCGAGTGGAAGCTTATAATTTGAATGTTGCTGGCTATCTATTGAAGCCTGTGACATTTGCTAATTTTATTGAACTAATGGCAACGCTCAACAAATATTGGACGCTGTGCGAAATGCCTTAATTAGTCAAGAGTCAAGAGTTGTACAGACGTGCCATGGCACGTCTGTACAGAGTCAAAAGCAAATGACAAATGACAAATTTTTTAGGGTGGTTGAAAAATTTCAATGTTATACAAGAATTTATATGTAAGAGCAATAGCTAATGGCGATGGAAGAAACGCTAAAAATACTAGTTGTAGACGATGACGAAGTAGACCGCATGGGAGTGCGCCGAGCCTTAAAGGCAGCTGGTGTAAATGTAGAGCTGTTTGAGGCGGAGGATTGTAACGGCGCGATCGCTGCCTTGAGGAATACTTCTTTCGACTGCGTTTTCCTTGACTATCGCTTACCAGATCAAGATGGTTTAACCTTAATCAATGAAATACGTTCTCACGGCGTCAAAGTACCTTTGGTAGTCCTCACGGGCCAAGGAGATGAGCAAATTGCTGTGGAACTGATGAAAGCGGGTGCTACAGACTACCTCTCCAAGTCTAGAGTCTCCCCAGAAACCCTGGCACAAGTTCTGCGGAATGCCATGCGGGTTTACAAAGCCGAAATGCAAGTAGCTTTAGCAAATCAACGACTGCGAGAAAGCAATGAGTTGCTAACTCGTAAAAATCAAGAACTTGAGGCTCAACAGCAACAGATAGAATTACAAAACCTCAAACTCAAGGAAGCATCACAGCTAAAATCGCAGTTTTTAGCAACCATATCTCATGAATTGCGAACCCCGATGAATGCCATTATTGGCTTTTCCCAGTTATTGTTACGTCCTAAATGCGGGGATTTGACTACCCAGCAGAGAGATATGGTAGAACGCATCCTCAACAATAGCAAGCACTTACTAATGCTGCTCAATGAAGTTCTCGATTTTTCTAAATTAGAGGTAGGCAGGTTAAATCTCAAGCCAGAAATCTTTGATCTCTCACAGGTAGTTAAAACCACCGTAGCGGAAACCACGTCCCTAGCAGAGGCAAAAAAACTTTCCGTGCACGTTCAGGCTGAATTGCAAAACCGCATGGTGTTTAACGATCCTCTGCGCTTGCGACAAATTCTAATGAATTTACTATCTAATGCAATTAAATTTACAGAGTCGGGTAGCATCGGAGTAGATGTCAAAGAACTGGCAGATAATCGAATCGAAATAGCAGTTTGGGATACAGGTATTGGTATTGCTTCCTCAGATTTACAATATATTTTTGAAGCTTTCCGACAACTTGACCAGAGTATCACTCGCAAATATCCTGGCACAGGTCTGGGTTTACCGATTGTAGATGCACTAGTGCAAATGATGGGTGGCAAAATCAGTGTCGAAAGTGAATTGGGTCAAGGTTCGGTGTTTCGCATTGAACTGCCGCGTCACATTTCATCAAAGCAGCAAAATCAAGATAGAATGTCCAAACTTACTCACCTATCATCAACATCAAAAAAACACTTAGCCAAACAACAAGACAACCTCCGTTTTGCTCAAGAAGGAATGCAGGGACTACCAAGAGAAAGAGGAGACAGGTAATTTTCACCCGCTTGCTAGCAGCTAAAATAATAAATTGTTTTGCAGTTGAAAAGTAAATAAAATATGTTACCAGCTACAAATTCAAAAGTAGATCGTATTCTTGCTGTCGATGATACTCCCGACAACCTCGTTCTGCTGCAAACAATTTTGGAGATTGAGGGGTACGAAATTGAATTAGTAGCAGATGGTGCAACTGCGTTACAAAAAATAGAACAATCTCCCCCCGATTTGATTCTGCTAGATGTGATGATGCCAGGGTTGGATGGTTATGAAGTCACGCGCCGCATCCGTAGTAACCCGATTATAGATTACATTCCCATCCTGTTGTTAACTGCGTTTCATGATGTCAGTGTCGTTGAAGGTTTAGATGCGGGGGCAGATGACTTTATCCGCAAACCATTCGATCAAGATGAACTACTCGCCAGAGTGCGATCGCTGTTGCGATTAAAGCACAGTCTTGACGAACAAAAAAAATTATTTAGCCAGCAAGAAGACTTTGTTTCTCGTCTGACTCACGATTTGCGGACTCCTTTAGTGGCTGCAGACAGAATGCTGAATTTATTTCAACAGGAAGCCTTCTGCAAAATCTCGCCAGAAATGAAACAGGCGATCGCCGCTATGATTCGCAGTAACCAAAACCTGTTGGAAATGGTCAACACCCTGCTAGAAGTCCATCGTTTTGAGGCAGGTAAAAAGACCTTGCAATTTGAAAGCTGCAATCTCCGTCAGATTATTGAAGAAGTCGTTCAAGAACTCAGTCCGCTTGCTGATGAAAAGGACTTGATGCTGAAAATCGATGCCAGCAAATTAGATCCAAGCGATGAAAGTGCAAGCACAGTCATGGGCGATCGCCTAGAACTGCGACGAATTTTCAGTAACTTGATTGGAAATGCCATCAAATTTACAGATACAGGTGGGATAAACGTTCGCATTTTGGAAACGTCTCCATCTTCCACCAATCAAAAATGGGTAATAACAGAAGTACAAGACACCGGGTACGGAATTGCTGCGGACGACCTGCCGACACTTTTTGAACGGTTTCGTCAAGGTAAAAACAAACGCGCTGGCAGTGGCTTGGGCTTACATCTTTCGCGCCGTATTGCCGAGTTTCATGGTGGCACTATTGAAGTAGCCTCTGAACTTGGTAAAGGCAGTGTTTTTACAGTTAAATTGCCAAAATTATAAGCCAAATTGAAAGTTTGAATTTATAAAAAAATCTTAAATTTATCAAGGTGTTATAGCCTTAATATGTTTCTGCTGTTGTAATACCAAATTGGGAAAGGTATTATTGTGTCATGCTGTAGACGCTTGCGGCTACAGAATGACAAGTAAAGACAATTTGATATAAATACCTAAAAAGGGAGTTTGGCAAAAAGTCTATTGACTAAACTGGATGTAATTAGTGTAGTTGAATCCTAAAAAAGGAATAAATAATAAGGAAGCAATTATCACTTGATGCTTACTGAAAATACTTCATTCGGATGGTGACTTTGGACAATGCTTCCTAATACTATTTGAGACAGTAAACAAACAAAACAATTGTCCCGACGTAAATTAGTTTTTTAGGTTACACTACTAGCGACAACTCAAAAAGTAAGGTGTTAGTCCATAGTCAAGAGGAGCCAGCGCGTTGCGGAGGTTCCCGAGGCAGTGCGTTGCGGGGGTTCCCCCCGTTGTAGCACCTGCCGTTCCGTTGTAGCGACTGGCATTTCAGGGTCAAAATAAACTACTATTGATGATTGACAACTCACTCTTGAGTGTTGATTAATTCCACTACACTTGTTGGCTTGTTACTGGTGGTCTACATCTTCCGGAAAAGAACATATGGCAACATCACCTCCAACTCGCGGTCAAGCAGAACGAACTTTAGCACAGGGAATACAAGCTTTGTATCGGGAACAACTTGGACACCAGCCAAGTAAAGTTACCTGTAAGTTGTCAGACCAAAATTTAGTGATTGTAATTGAGAATTCTATTACACCACCAGAGCTGTTACTAGCTCAAACAGGTAGACAAGAATTAGCTGAACAAGTCAGATCAGACTTAGATAATGCTATTCAACCTGAAATCAAGGAACTGATTGAAGAGACCTTAAATGTATCTGTAGTCGAAATACTTAGTGATGCTACCTTGGAAAGCGGTCGTTCAGGCATTATTGCCATCTTGTCTGATATACCTAATATTCGTAATGCTGTTCCCAGCGCTAAAGCGAGGAGAAAGGCTTCATAGATTGGAAGCTACATCCTTAAAATGTAGCTTATTTCTAACACAAGTCCACAGCCGAATAATTATCTAATTTTTCACCAACATAACGGTAAATTATTGCCTCTAAATCTTCAATCATATAAGGCTTGCTGATGTAGTCATCAAACCCTGCATCTAAGATGCGTTCTCGATCTTCTGTACTGGCTAAAGCTGTGACTGCAACAACAGTAATATTGCGAGTTAGCGGTTCTTGCTTTAGATAGCGCATAACATCAATCCCATTGATACCTGGCAACAAAATATCCAACAGGATCAAGTCTGGCTGATACTCTTTAGCTACCAGTACAGTAGTTGAACTGTCTGTTTGACAAATCAGTCTACAGCCCAGTGATTCAAGAGTGTAACTCATCAGCAGCAAATTATCATCATTATCTTCCACTGCTAAAATTAACGGCGGTTGGAAGTTTTGCTTATTTTGTTCACCCATAACCACTTGTGCCAGTTCCATTCCTTCTCCAGAAAATCTCATTTGCATTCATGTCTATGCTTGAATGAACAGACGAGGCATTCCGAGAGCGGCTGGATAGCGCTCATTCAAGACTGGCTCGCTTCTCAACTCTATCAAGTCGATTGCCTTTGCTCTCCAAGGATAGAGTGTCAGAGGAAAGAGTATCTCAAGTTGAAAGAGTGGAGCTATACCTCTTGATTATAAGCAAAATAAAGAAAAGATTTAGCAGATTAATTATAAGTACTTAATATATTTAATTATTTTTTAATATAGTCTCTCTAATGTAATGCTAATCGGCACAAATGCATATATTTTTTGTGATGGCTGTGAGTAGTTGATAGTTGATGGTTAGTTTAGATATCTGCATTGACTGCAAAAATAAAAATTAATAACTGTCAAGATAAATACGCTACTTTTTTCCTATATAAAAAATGCTAATAGCATGAGTATAAATACTTTGTAACTTCATGCCTACAACTCTATAGCGATCGCTGTAGAACTGTAGGCATCTTTATCAGATTAGCATCTAAATAATCGTGGTTACTAACTAGATTCAATCAAGGTCTTGCCACCTTGTCACAGACCTTTTTGTAAAGATTGAAAAAAAATCCTCTCAGGTATTGACACATCGTGTAGTATGCAGGTAGTATATAAACAACAACAAACAAAAGTCAAATATATAAAAAGTGTTTAACCTCCCAAAATATATATCAAAAGGAGGTGTGAGTATGGTTCACATTCGTTTTGAAGGTCGTTCATATGATATTAGTGAGTCACAACTGGGCTTAACAACAAGCATGAATGATTTCGCTATCAAAGAGCGACTAGCACAACATTTTGATGTGCAATTAAATCGCTTTGAATCTTACATAATTGATCGCAGACCAAGTGGTGATTTAATAGTAAGACCAGAAGCAGTTTACGGATAAAAATTTGTCCCGCACCCTAACAGGTAAAGCTTACATACATAATTGTTCCGCAAGGAACTTGTAGGTACCCTACGGGAAGCCGCCCTGTGGGCGTCTACGACTCCTACCATCGCCACTGTTTGGCGATGTAGACAAATTGGTAAAGTCAAAATGTAAATAGCTTTTCCAACTTGTGTGGGGCAATCAATCTTTCACTTCGCGCCCTAACATAAAAAGCTTACATACTAGCTCAATTGGTAGAGCATTACTCTGATAAAGTAAGTGTAACAGGTTCGATCCCTGTGTATGAACGAACAGCTTCTTCAACTTGCGCGAAGTGTTTAAAATTATAAATTATTTAACTCAATAATGAGTGATAAATGTAGCAAATTTCAGACAGTTGCTGAAATCGAAAATTTGTTAGCTGCATTCAATCATTGCACTTTGCCACGATGTGAGTGGAATCATACTGCACATTTGACAGTTGCATTATGGTATCTCACACAATATGGGGAAAAAGAAGGAAGCGATCGCATTCGCCAAAGTATCCAGCGGTATAACGCAGCTATGGGTATTCAAACTACAAAAAATAGCGGCTATCACGAAACTCTCACTCTATTTTGGATTCAGATAGTGCGTCGTTATTTGTCAGTTAACAACAGAAAAGATTCGCTATTGCAGCTGACTAACGGACTAATCGATAGTTACGGTAATAAGTATCTGCCACTGCAATACTACAGTCGGGATTTACTGATGTCTTGGGTGGCTCGAAGTAGCTGGGTTGAACCAGACTTAAAACCTTTGATTGACATCCAGCCTTCCTCAAGTTAAAACGGTAGTTGTCGCCGCGCCCTAACAGAGAAAGCTTACATACTAACTCAATGGTGAGTACTCGGCTGTTAACCGATTAGACGGGTTCGATTCCCATGTATAAACAAACAGCTTTCTCGACTTGCGCGGTGATTATTCACTCGCAAACGTGCGACAACTACCTCCGCACAACTCTTCACAAAATGGAGGTAGTACCCATGAATACAGCAGAACGCGACTTGCGTTTAGAACTTCTCAACAGCTTGCTGACAACTCCTCACCGCGAACGGTCGAAGGTAGCAGAATTCCATAAATTAATAGTAGAGCTTGACCCGATTTTCTACGGACATCTAGCTGTATGGTATCAGCATAACGGTGATGTTCGCGACCACAAAGAAGTGTTTGTGGGACATTTGCTGACAAGCAATGTGAATGCACACCGCGACGCTGGGTTTGTCATGCTGCAAGAGTTTCCACCTTACCAAGTGGCGCGAATTGTAGACTTTATGAAGCAGCAACTAGGTAAAGTTCCGCGTTGTGCGCGTACCGCCGTGCGGCGTTATTTGCAAGCGCGGGAAATCAACCCTCAGCTTTTCGATCGCGCTGCTTTACGCGGACGCAAGGCGATGAAGCACCTGTATGCAACTTTGCATATTAAGCCAAATATGCGTGCAGATGCGGTGTTGTTCAAAGATACTCCACCACAAGACAGCCTTGCTTTTATTCTCAAGCAAGTGGCTGGATCTGCCACACCAGCCGAACAAGCGGCTTTGATTGTCGAGCATAACATCCCTTATACCATTGCCATTGGTGCGGTGAAGCAACTCACACCAACGGTGCTGGTAGCGTTGATTAACTCCATGTCACCGCAAGAAGTAATTAACAACCTCAAATCCCTCAAACAACGGGGTGCAATGGAACACCCAGAAGTCAAAGAATTGATTGATGGGAAGTTGGAACAAGCAGCAAAAAGCGATCGCGTCTCTGCATTCAAAGCCACAGTCGCCGCCGATGTCACCCAGTTGGATACGGAAACTGTTGCAAAGCTGGAAAAAGTCACGAACGAGCAAGTCAAAAAGCGCGGTAAAATTGCCAAGCCAACAGCCTTGTTGGTTGACAAGTCTGGAAGCATGGATATAGCGCTAGAAGTGGGTAAACAAATTGCCGCCTTAATTTCTGGTATCACCGAAGCAGACTTGTTTGTGTATGCTTTTGACACCATTGCTTACCCAGTGAAAGCACAGAGTACAGAACTGTCAGACTGGGAAAAAGCGTTTCAGCACATTTTTGCTAACGGTGGGACTAGCATCGGTGCGGGACTGGAAACCATGCGGTTGAAAAAGCAGCTAGTAGAACAAATTATCATTGTCACCGACGAAGGCGAAAACACCCAGCCATACTTTGCTGAAGCTTACCAAGCCTATCAGCGAGATTTGGGAGTAATGCCTAACGTCATCATCGTCCGAGTGGGACAATGGTGTGATTACGTTGAAGGCAAGCTGAAAGAAAAGCAAGTACCTGTGGATACCTTCACTTTTGCGGGTGACTACTACTCTTTGCCAAATTTGGTTCCATTGCTATCACGTCCATCCCGGCTAGAGTTGCTGATGGAAATTTTGGATACACCGCTACCCGTGCGGGACGATAAGTAGGGGAAGGTGGGTAGATGGGGAGATGGGGAGAGTGGGGGAGTAGTAAACCACTAACCACTAACTACTAACTACTAACCACTAACCACTAACCACTAACTAATGACCAATGACTAATGACCAAGCGGGGTTTTTTGTAACTCTTGGTTGAGATAAACACGGAGTGCGGGGTACTTCACCTATGGTTAAGGATATGCTTGGCGATCGCACTTACTTCTTGTGTCCAAGGATGATCGGGGTAGCGCAAGCTGAAAATATCGCTGCTACCCAGATAAAACATTTCTTCACACACAGGTAAGATGCCAGCCACATTTGTACCGTAGGTTGAAACTATTTGTTGCCGCAAAGCCTGAAAGTTAAAAGTTGGCAGCGCCTTATTGATTACCAGCATAATGCTAGGAACATCTAACTTGCGAGCCACATCAACAGCTACAGCCGTACCTTGGTAATCTTGCTGATCTGGTCGAAGGATGACCACAAGGATATTGGAAATAATAATAGACAGTAGGGTTTCTTCGTTAATGCCAGGGTGAGTGTCAATAAAAAGATAATCCAGTTTTAAGCGTTTGCTCAAATGCTGAAAACCATCGTTAAGCAGGCGTGCATCGTATCCCTCACGCAAAATGCGAGAAATCTCACCAGTCTTGATGCTGGAAGGAATTAGATAAATATTACCTCTGATTGCAGGGGCTTTCTGCTTCATTTTCAGCAGTGGTGTAACGTCGTAAGCAGCCTTTTCAATCGGACAGCGACCCCACAGATAATCATTCAGGGTGTAGCTTACTTTATTTTCTTCGAGACCGAAAAGAACATGAATTCCAGGCGATTGAATATCAGTATCAACAATACCAACCCGCTTACCAGAACGAGCGATCAAAGTGGCTATATTAGCAGTTACATTTGATTTACCTGTTCCACCACGGAATGAATGGATAGAAATGACTTTAGACATAATAAATATCCTCAATTCAGAGTTAAAATTTCAAAATTACGCCTGATGTGAACTATTTAATTAACTCGGTAGTTACTTGTACTTCCAAACAACCACCAACCACCAACCACTAACCAATGTACAGACGTGCCATGGCACGTCTCTACAACCACCAAAACTTATTCATCTGATTCTGACCATTTATTTCTAATATCTTTTGCCTCTTTGCGTAATTTCTGGAAGTATTCACTGCGAGCAATTTCATCCACTTGGCGAGCCATCTTGGTTTCGTCTATTTTGATGCGGAGTTCCTGCACCTGTTGTTTTAGGCGTTGCTCGCGAGCGTAGACTTCACGAACCATTTTCTGAAAGACTCGCCCCAACTGTCCTAATTCGTCAGTGCGTTTAACAAGTACTGTCAGATTTTTAATTTCATACTCTTTTGCTTCATCAGAATTAATTGTATCAGTACTAATTTTTTGAGCCAGTTGAGCCATTGGTTTGATAGGTTGGATTACATTTAGCTTCAACAAATAATTAATCAGAATAATGACCAAGGCGAAAATTGCAATAAAAATACCAATGAATAAGGAAAAATTCTTGCGAACGTTCTCAAAAACTTGACTGGCAGGAACATAAATTATTTGAATACCGAGGATCTCATTGAGCTTCCATCCAAAACCATGCTCTGTTCCATAGGTTTCTACAAGGCTCTTGGGTGCCATTTCGGGAGTGCTATGGCAACTAAGACACTTGGGATTTTGAATAGAAAAAGGACGGGCGCTATAAAACAATTGCTCTCCAAATGCAGTCAGAAAACCTGATTTGGATCGCAAGCTTGGGTTATTACGGAAGGTTTCTATAAGATTAGTTTCAAATTCATCAGCTTGATCCTGTAAATTTGTTGGGTTAAGTGTGGCGTCTTTGTAAAGGTAATGTTGATATTCTTTTTTGTCGCGTAGATTCTCAAATACTTCCCTAGCTGCATAACTAGGTACTGTTTCAGGAACAAACTTTTCCTGATTTTTTAGATAAGGCTCTAACAAGCTTGTTATGTGGCTACTACTATAGTCTCTAACTGAATTGACCATTTGCATCAGCACTTGCGCTCTGTAGTTGATTTCATTTTCAGCTGTGTATTCAAGTGCCTTTGATAAAGCCAATCCACTAAACGCGATCGCCCCTATAAAAACTAGCGATAGGAGCAAGGTAAATTTGTTGGCAAGCTTGGAACTATTTATCATTTTTCTTAGTTTTCATATCCATGAAAAATCCATTTTTCATTTCTATAGCATTATCTTCATCGTAAAAATTTAATAAGGAAAAAACATCTGAAGAATGTCTTGAATCCCTGTGCAACGAAATATATAAACTACCTCTAACTTTCGTTGACTGAATAAGTAAAATTAGCTATGACTAAAGTCGGATGTGGCAGCAATATGTAAAAGGGATCGGGGATTGGAGATCGGGGAAGAGATTTTTATTCCCTCGTTGTGGGTGAAAAGTCCGTGGGAGGACTGTCTTGAAAGTTGGGCATGGGGCATTGGGGAGCCAGTGCGCCCTTGGTGGTTGCCCCCGTTGTAGCACCTGGCGTCATTGGAAGAGAGATTTTCATCCTTTGCTGTGCGCCCCGGTGCATGGGAGTCTTGCACCCCTATGGAACAGATCGGAGGCGGAGCCTCCAAACCCTCGTTACCAGGTTCAACCTAGTAACGAGAATTAAGCAGCCCCTGGCTCCTAATGACAAATGACAAATGACGACCCTTACGAGTTAACTTTATTCGTGCCGATCTACTAAGAAAGTAAGCGCTGCCGAAATTCCACTGCTTTTTTGGAGTCTCCAATCTCTGCTACTAACTTCAATACCAGTTCTTCTGGAGAAAGTTGCTCAGAAGATTTTATTGTTTCCTGAACTACAACGATCGCCATCGGGCCGATTAATTCAGCGAGATCGCGCTGACATTTTTGTACAAAACTTTTCTGGAGGGTAGGGTGTTTCCAGCTTTGATCTGAGATTACTCTCGCAGGCTGCGATATAGTAACTGAGGATTCTGATAAGGGTAGTCTCGCAGTAATGCGACAACCAGCACCTGGACTACTTTCAATTTGGAATTGACCTTTTAAGAGGGTAACTCTTTCTCGGATTGCTTGGAGAGCAAACCCCAGCGGTTTTTGATCTAATTGAAATCCTCTGCCATTGTCTTCAATCATGAGATGGACTTGCTCTGGGGTAGCACTCAACTGAATATTAACTGCTGTTGCTTCCGCGTGTTTGTAGATATTTTTCAGTGCTTCTTGCATAAGCCGGTAGAGCATTTTGGCAACCTCTACAGGTAAAGGAACATCTAAGTTCAATTGAGTAGTGGGTAAAATGCCTGTGGCATAATGGAATTCCTGCATAAGAAATGCGATCGCTGTCTGAAACCGCTCTTTTGGTACATCAGCACGAAGCGTATTGACTGAACTACGAACCTCCTGCATAGCCATAGAACCAAGCCGTTTGGACTCGACAATAAACTGATGGGCTTGCTCTAGGTCTACTTGCCAAAATTTGAGAGCGCCTTGTAACTGAATATTCAAGGCAGCTAAAGCATGTCCGAGAGAATCATGGACATTGTGGGCAAGGCGGTTGCGTTCCCGCACGGCGGCGAGTTCTTCCATTTGCAGGGTGTACTGTCGCAGTTGCTCGCAAGCAATTGTAAGTTGTTCCCGCATCTGGCGATCGCTCAGTACCATATTCACCAGTTGCAGCAAAAACAATAATGCCATGCCAAACAGCAGCACATAGCTCAATTG
This window contains:
- a CDS encoding vWA domain-containing protein gives rise to the protein MNTAERDLRLELLNSLLTTPHRERSKVAEFHKLIVELDPIFYGHLAVWYQHNGDVRDHKEVFVGHLLTSNVNAHRDAGFVMLQEFPPYQVARIVDFMKQQLGKVPRCARTAVRRYLQAREINPQLFDRAALRGRKAMKHLYATLHIKPNMRADAVLFKDTPPQDSLAFILKQVAGSATPAEQAALIVEHNIPYTIAIGAVKQLTPTVLVALINSMSPQEVINNLKSLKQRGAMEHPEVKELIDGKLEQAAKSDRVSAFKATVAADVTQLDTETVAKLEKVTNEQVKKRGKIAKPTALLVDKSGSMDIALEVGKQIAALISGITEADLFVYAFDTIAYPVKAQSTELSDWEKAFQHIFANGGTSIGAGLETMRLKKQLVEQIIIVTDEGENTQPYFAEAYQAYQRDLGVMPNVIIVRVGQWCDYVEGKLKEKQVPVDTFTFAGDYYSLPNLVPLLSRPSRLELLMEILDTPLPVRDDK
- a CDS encoding MinD/ParA family ATP-binding protein; the protein is MSKVISIHSFRGGTGKSNVTANIATLIARSGKRVGIVDTDIQSPGIHVLFGLEENKVSYTLNDYLWGRCPIEKAAYDVTPLLKMKQKAPAIRGNIYLIPSSIKTGEISRILREGYDARLLNDGFQHLSKRLKLDYLFIDTHPGINEETLLSIIISNILVVILRPDQQDYQGTAVAVDVARKLDVPSIMLVINKALPTFNFQALRQQIVSTYGTNVAGILPVCEEMFYLGSSDIFSLRYPDHPWTQEVSAIAKHILNHR
- a CDS encoding Tll0287-like domain-containing protein — encoded protein: MINSSKLANKFTLLLSLVFIGAIAFSGLALSKALEYTAENEINYRAQVLMQMVNSVRDYSSSHITSLLEPYLKNQEKFVPETVPSYAAREVFENLRDKKEYQHYLYKDATLNPTNLQDQADEFETNLIETFRNNPSLRSKSGFLTAFGEQLFYSARPFSIQNPKCLSCHSTPEMAPKSLVETYGTEHGFGWKLNEILGIQIIYVPASQVFENVRKNFSLFIGIFIAIFALVIILINYLLKLNVIQPIKPMAQLAQKISTDTINSDEAKEYEIKNLTVLVKRTDELGQLGRVFQKMVREVYAREQRLKQQVQELRIKIDETKMARQVDEIARSEYFQKLRKEAKDIRNKWSESDE
- a CDS encoding sensor histidine kinase, encoding MSLSFPVRSNPFRFLLYTEWGLVATCAVADSLLSVIFSRSPHLSIPPLLILVVFGFMGLVLPSGKTVYKVLYTAIEIGLVLFGAALGYLQLWPVLLIIVVIRSSFLFDLSGRYLLAALVFFLFLVLQIKINSNIGLSLTLSEQGRFWLSQLSYVLLFGMALLFLLQLVNMVLSDRQMREQLTIACEQLRQYTLQMEELAAVRERNRLAHNVHDSLGHALAALNIQLQGALKFWQVDLEQAHQFIVESKRLGSMAMQEVRSSVNTLRADVPKERFQTAIAFLMQEFHYATGILPTTQLNLDVPLPVEVAKMLYRLMQEALKNIYKHAEATAVNIQLSATPEQVHLMIEDNGRGFQLDQKPLGFALQAIRERVTLLKGQFQIESSPGAGCRITARLPLSESSVTISQPARVISDQSWKHPTLQKSFVQKCQRDLAELIGPMAIVVVQETIKSSEQLSPEELVLKLVAEIGDSKKAVEFRQRLLS